Below is a genomic region from Caulobacter sp. FWC26.
TTCGCCGGCATGACCCTGGCCAGCCTGGCCGGCGTGCGCACTGCGCCGTTCTCGCTGATCGACCGGGCCGCCATCGCCGACGTGCCCGCCAACCTGATCGTCGGCGACCACGCCCTGGCCGTCGAGCGCTTCGACCGGCCCGGCGAGGGCCGGCGGATCCACATCGAGGACATGGCCCAGATCCTCGGCGCGGCCGGCGACCAGAAATACACCAAGGGCAACAGCGAGATGATCCTGCGGATGATCCAGCGCTTCAGCACCGACTGGCGCGACGACGTCCTGCAGGGCTTTCGCCGCCTGGTCGTCGATGTGATGCTAGGCAACGGCGACAACCATCTCAAGAACTGGTCGTTCATCTTCCCGGAACCGGGTCAGGTGCGGCTCTCGCCCGCCTACGACATCGTCCCCACCGTGCTCTATGGCGACACGACCCTGGCCCTGCCCTTCGCGGGCATTCGCCGCTTCTCGCGCCTGTCGCTGCACCAGTTCGATCGCGCCGCCTCGTATCTGCGCCTGGATCCGGCCTGGATCCGCAAGGAGGTCAAGATGACCGTACAGCGGGCGCTGGACCTGTGGCCCGCGGCGCTGGCCGACCTGCCCCTGGACCCCGCCGACCGTGACCGGCTGATCGGCCGCTGGGCCAACCTGACCCTGGTGGCCGAAGCCAGGGCTTGAGCAAAGCCGGGCGTTGAGAACGCGTGAACCACGCGCGCCGGCGCCTTTGGCCCGAGGGCTTGGACATAGCGCCGACCACCCGGCCGGGGACCGCCAAGATCGCCGGGCGGCGCGGTGAGTCTCTTGGGGGCGAGAGCTGCGTCGCGTCGGTCGATTTCGTCGGCTTGTGCGTCGATAGGTTGCAAATCCGGCTGGTGCAATACCCGATTTCTAGGGGGTTGGAAAAGGCCGGAGCCAGGGACTGGAGCGGGCGCGCCGATCGGGCGCGCTATGCGGAGGTTCCGCCATGTCATCGTCTGTCTCGACATCGTTGCCTGAGGGTTCGGGCTGGTCTGAGGTCCGGGTCGCAAGGCTCAAGGCCCTGTGGGCCGAGGGGCTGAGCGCCAGCCGCATCGCCGCTGTCCTTGGCGCGGTCAGCCGCAACGCCGTCATCGGCAAGATCCATCGCCTGGGCCTGGCCGGGCGCGTCCCGCCCGCGCCGCCCGGAGGCCGGGCCACCATACCGCCCCGGGTCCGGCGGCCGGGCAAGCGCCCCTCCCCGCCCCGGCCGCCAGCGGGTCCCAGGCCGCCCGGCGGCGCGCCGGCGCGCTCGGCGGCCAGGCCGCGCGCGACCGCCGTCCTGGTCGAGGCCGTCGGGCTGGCGGCCGACCTCTGCGCCCTGCCCCGCGGCGGCTGTCATTGGCCGCTGGGCGATCCCAAGCATCCCGACTTCAGCTTCTGCGGCCAGGCCGCGCCCAGGCCGCCGTACTGCGCGGCCCATCGGGCGCGGGCCTATCGCTGCGCCCCCGCGCCGGCAAGGGGCGGCCGGGTTCGGCGCGCGGCCTGAAGGCCGGCAAGCGTCCTGCGGCGCGGACCCGGCCCTTGGCTCGAACGACCTCGCCACCTCCCGGCGGCCGGCGCAAGGGACGCTGCGCTCAAAGCCCCTGCGCCGGCCGCTGGAAGGCGGCGCGGGGGGCGGTCGCGAGCCGAAGGGCTCGTTCCTCGACCCCAGACCGGGAGCCTTCCCATGACCTTCCAGCCCCCTCCCCTCTCCGCCCCCCTGACCGGCCGTCTGACCCCGCTCGAGGCCCAGGCCCTCGACCTGGACGATCCTCGCCCGCATCCGCCCGAGGACGCCCTCGTCCAACTGGGCCAGGCGCTGATGACCGAACTGCTCGACGTCGTCGGCGACACCGCCCTGCAGGACTTCCAGGGCGTACTCTGCGAGGCGCTGATCGGCGCCTTCCATTCGGCCTCCCAGCGCATCGATCGCGACGCTGATCGCGGCCGCGACGAGATCAATCGGCTGCTGCGCGACTTCGACGCCTCGGAGGTGGCCGACAGCGACCTGCAGGCGGCCATGGCGCGGACCCGGGCGGCCGACGTGGCCGTGCTGGCCGCCGACTTGGTGCGCGACGCCGCCGCCGAGGCCTATCGTGTGGCCACCGGCGAGGTCTGGACGCCCTGGCGCGGCAGCGTGCGGCCCTCGCGCGTCACCGCCGCCCAGGTCGAGGCCCGCGAGGCGATCCGGGCCATGAAGGCCCGCCGTCACCAGGCCGTCGATCCGGGCAGCGCCGTGGTGGCCTTCCGCGCCGCGCCGGGGGCCGACAGCGCCCTGGACGGCGGCCGGATCTTCGACGCCCTGAACTGGGCGCGGGCCACCTGGCCGGACATGGCCCTGGCCACCAGCGGCGCGCGCGGCGGCGAGAAGCTCGCCGTCTCCTGGGCCAAGCAGAAAGGCGTGCGCCTGGTCCTGGCCAAGGCCGATTTTGACCGCGACGGCCGGGCCGCGCCGTTCCGGGCCAACGAGGCGCTCCTGGCCCTGGAGCCCGTCTGCGTCCTGACCCTGGCGGCCAGCCTGCAACCACACCCCGAGGGCGAAGGCCGCCCCTTCGGGCCGGCGCTCAATCTCGCCCAGAAGGCCGCCGAGCGCGGCATCCGCTGCGTGCCGATCCGCGCGGGGCGGTGAGCGCGCGGCCGGCGCGGCGGCCTGCGCCGCGCCGGTCTGGTTCTGGCGGCCGGAATGAACCCGGAACGAACATCCAGATGTTGCGGCCGCCGCCTCGGACGCCACGACGCCTTGGGGTTGGCGATTCGTTCGTGCGACGGCTGTGCTGGGTGCACCGGACGACGGTTTCGGGGCGTCTGGCCGGTCCTGTGGCGCGCTCGGCGATCGGCTCGACGTTCCCCGTGACCCTTGGGGGAACGACCTTGCGCGCCCGGCCCGGTGACGCGGACCCTCGTCATGGGCGCAGGCTGGCGAGTGGCCGCGCGATGTCGTTGGCGGCGGAGGCGTGGCGGCGACCCGCAAAGCGCCCGCTTTCCCGAGGTTGGCGCAAGACCCCTGCCCCGCGGCGCATCCGTCGGTCGCGCCGTGTCCAGCACGAACCGGTCCGTCCTGGCCGGAGGGCCGACGGGTCTTGGCCCTCACCGCGATCGATCACGTCGTCCCTAGGGCGGGGCGGGCCGGGTCCAAGCCGACCTGGCCAAGGCCAGGCGCTCTGGCCGGACCCTCCGGCCTTCCTCCGCCTTGCTGCGTGCAGGCCGGCTTCCAGCCGTCGCGGGCTTGGGCCCGTCCCTGCGCCCCGCCCTCGCAGGGCCCGTGATCGCGGCGAGGGCCGCGGCCCGCCGGGGCTTCTCCCGGCGGGAGACGGAGAAAGACCATGCTGAACAAGGCTCAACTGATCGGCTTCACCGGCGCGGACAGCGAGATCCGCACCACGCTCAAGGGCAAGAAGTACGCGGTGCTGCGGGTCGCCACCAGCCGCTACACCAAGAAGGACAACGAGCGGCAGGACTTCACCACCTGGCACCAGGTCGAGATCTGGAGCCCGGGCACGGTCAAGTGGCTCGAAGGCCGGGTCCTGGCCAAGGGCTCCAAGGTCTATGTCGAGGGCGAAATCCGCAACGAGCGCTACACCGACAAGGACGGCAAGGAGCACTACTTCACCAAGATCGTCGTGGCTGGTCCCGGCCATGAGCTGAA
It encodes:
- a CDS encoding type II toxin-antitoxin system HipA family toxin, producing the protein MAKPAAVLGVHLFDVDGVAVRVGTLSRDAVGATAFTPDEAYLRDAERPILSLSWHVPGDPEATRARLAARTDKIALYGGLPPWFEGVLPEGALRELVAAEMGPGDHGSFDVITRLGADLAGAVLVVPENAEALDTAGPLDLARVAGFRAPVPKGFVKFSLAGVQLKFTSSLRKDKFAAPARAGEGRYIVKLDSEKYPRLPQAEFAGMTLASLAGVRTAPFSLIDRAAIADVPANLIVGDHALAVERFDRPGEGRRIHIEDMAQILGAAGDQKYTKGNSEMILRMIQRFSTDWRDDVLQGFRRLVVDVMLGNGDNHLKNWSFIFPEPGQVRLSPAYDIVPTVLYGDTTLALPFAGIRRFSRLSLHQFDRAASYLRLDPAWIRKEVKMTVQRALDLWPAALADLPLDPADRDRLIGRWANLTLVAEARA
- a CDS encoding GcrA family cell cycle regulator, with the translated sequence MSSSVSTSLPEGSGWSEVRVARLKALWAEGLSASRIAAVLGAVSRNAVIGKIHRLGLAGRVPPAPPGGRATIPPRVRRPGKRPSPPRPPAGPRPPGGAPARSAARPRATAVLVEAVGLAADLCALPRGGCHWPLGDPKHPDFSFCGQAAPRPPYCAAHRARAYRCAPAPARGGRVRRAA
- a CDS encoding DUF2493 domain-containing protein, whose protein sequence is MTFQPPPLSAPLTGRLTPLEAQALDLDDPRPHPPEDALVQLGQALMTELLDVVGDTALQDFQGVLCEALIGAFHSASQRIDRDADRGRDEINRLLRDFDASEVADSDLQAAMARTRAADVAVLAADLVRDAAAEAYRVATGEVWTPWRGSVRPSRVTAAQVEAREAIRAMKARRHQAVDPGSAVVAFRAAPGADSALDGGRIFDALNWARATWPDMALATSGARGGEKLAVSWAKQKGVRLVLAKADFDRDGRAAPFRANEALLALEPVCVLTLAASLQPHPEGEGRPFGPALNLAQKAAERGIRCVPIRAGR
- a CDS encoding single-stranded DNA-binding protein; translated protein: MLNKAQLIGFTGADSEIRTTLKGKKYAVLRVATSRYTKKDNERQDFTTWHQVEIWSPGTVKWLEGRVLAKGSKVYVEGEIRNERYTDKDGKEHYFTKIVVAGPGHELKSLDRPETNPEAEPEPGEEG